The nucleotide sequence ACCCCCTGAGCCTGCACCGTGACCACGTACAACCTGGCTGGAACTGCTACACAGACCTGCCTGACTTTTCTCTTCGATTGCACTCTCTCTTCTATGGAAAAGGATAATAATGCAATTTGTAAAATTGCATGCATGAACGACTAAACTGGTTTGGTATCCAAGTCCACTTAGCCCTCGTATTACCATTTGGTCAACTTGCTGAAAGGCACACGTGACATGGAGGACAATCAAACGCTAACAACATACAGATCACCTGATATCCTGCAAGTCCTCAAGATCTCTTAGAAAGACCGCAAACACTGGGATCTTCATCTTCCATGGTGCGTACGTAGATAAACATACACACATGTACGCAGCTATTATACCAGGAAGGTGACTGATGGGAACATTCCCTTTCCATCCAGTCCCCCCAAGCCCACCTGCCCCACAGAGCACTGTATTCTCTAGCAGTAAGACGTCTGATACCACACTAAAAAGGTGCTATGAATAGTTACCTTGTCTTGGTATGAGAGTAATATCATTCACAGTCTCATCGTTTGTTAATATACTGTGCTTGATGAAGTCAAGAGTGAGAATTGGATTGTCTCTTTATTACAAAGCAATCCAAAGGTTACACGACAGCACATAAAAGCTCTGAACAAAGATACCATTTATAGCAAAGGGACAGCCAAGCAGTGAGCTTTACCTAACTTCCAATCTACACATCTCCTGCCGTGATAAACTGCATCAGTTTGTGGCTTACAGACAAAACTGACACCAAACTAAAGCCAAAcctggaagaagcagaaaaaaaacagaagagactAGACCTAACTTGgtaagaaaaccaaaacaggaTGAATTCGGGTGGGACTATGCATAGTCTTTGTCTTTTATATCCACTGAAGGCAACCAGTGCCAAGACCATTCCGAGATTTTACTATAGCTAATACTACAAAAATTGCACAGCCAAACTATTTAAGACCAGCTATACATTAAATACTCCCCCTCAAATCACCAGAGAGAAGTGATTTGAGAGAAACACAATAGAAACTTCACAGACTTCAAGTGGGATCTCCCAGTTTCTCTCCGATTTATGATCTCAGCCACAAGAGCAGCCCATAAGACGCTGCTAGTCCCACTACTATTAACACACAGATGATACAAAGCTGTACGTAACTGCTTCCTAAAGTGAAATCTACATCACCAGGCAATTACTTCAATATttcaaagatggaaaaataacaatttatcATTTAACAGTTCAAACCCCCCAGGTTGACCACTCAGAGAAAATAACTATTGAGACTTTTGATCTAACCTTAGTCAGCTTTTACTCATAGCATTATGGCTACACCTAAGTGAAGCTAGACCACTCATCTACAATTAAAGGTTTGCAGAGAGCCCAGAAGTGATGCTTATATTAAAACTGATGACTGAATTGATTACTTACGCTTGTTCTTTAATTCCATTGAGGAACTCTTGAATTTTCTCATCCGGTATCTCTCCATCGATACTGGCCAAATAGGAGTAAAGGTAGGAGAATGTTTCGAAGGGAACGCGAGCTGCTCCACCTTCTGGGTCCTTTGTTAAAATTTCACAGGCATGCTTCATCGAACTCAGCAAGGACTGTAGGGGGGGTCAGTCAAGATATAAGAGGAGAACTAGCAGAGCTACGAACATCCTTTGTATATCATGACAAAACACAGACTGTAAGCCACTGAAGATCAGTGTAGATGAAATGACGGCTTTATCATCGTTACCTAACTTTCAGTATGAAATTTACCAACCAGTGCAGGTTGTGAGGTGGAAACAAAACGTTCAAGTAAcagacagaagtaaaaaaatacCATAATCCTGTGATGCTTAAAGATCGCACAGGGTAGTCTGAGCCATATGTCCCGCTACTGTAAAAACTCAGACCTCAATGTATCCATCTATACGTACATATTATCTCAATGGGTCAATATGAGCAGTTAAGACAGATaaatccacaaaaaaataaataaatagaaatcatGCTTTGGTGATTTTTCATtatagtatcttttttttttttttaaaggaatgatGAAATTTACTATTTTCCTACTTGTATGCAAATTCCATCTTAATAGAAAAAACGCTGAGgccaaaaacatttcaagaatGTTTCGGTTAATCAAAGCCAAAAAAGGTCCAAGTTctctaaagaacaaaaaacatgcCTCAAAGCGTTAgttcaaaatatgctttaaaaaaggCTTTATTCCATATAATGTCTATAATCCAGTGCCCTACCCAAACTGCGCTATATGGGGAAACATGGAAAAATTTGCCATAGCACTTCATTGAGTCAGAGACTGTTTAGAcactattaaaacaaacaggCTTTTGTTAACCCAGGAAGTCATATTTTTGTTATAGCATTTTCAAAGTTTATCTTTACCTCTTCATTAATAAGCCAGCAACAACTTCATATATAAGAAAATCCttaacagtcaaaaaaaaaaaaaaggcataatttaaaataaatgcaatgatGTCTGTTCAACGATCTAGAATACCTGCTGGAGAAGTCTTGTTTTTATAATCCTTTAACAGTTGAAGCAGTAGCAGCTTCAGTAAAACctctttctgaagtttttaCTTAATGTAGGTCCTCCTAAAGGAGGCCTCTCTGGGGACAGAGAAGCAGCTGCTTACACGATGTGAATCTCTGCACGGCCTTCTAGCCTCAGCACTTTGCTACCACTTTATCAccattcctcctcctgccacaccAAGCTGCTACTCATTTCCTCACTTAATGCAGTAAATTTATTCCCACCGAATTTCCCACCTTTCAAAGACAGCCTAACAGCTACTCGTGTGGTTGTTTCTCAACAGGTAAGAGTGTAAATACAGatcagttttacagaaaaatacttcagatgACTGGTGTTATGAAGAAGCTCATACAATTCTAGGTTAGGACTCTACTGATCTGCTTGTGTATCTTAACTGTGACCCTACTCCAATATGAATGCTATTTACAACTGGAGGAAATGAATGTAACAGTTTGTGAGCTTCTTCCTTTCAGGTTTAGGAAACTTAAGTTTAAGTTTTGTTATGtaatcaaaaatcaaaacaaccagaaaatcaaaacaaaatctcttaATATCTGAAAAGATGGACAAAGGAGGTAAATCTAGGCTGTACAGCTTCATCGGAATGAATCTGTgactgcacttttttttatgttgctgtttttttttaattgttgcttatttatttttgttttgttttttaacaaggggaaaaatgcaACATCATTTGGGAGGAGCTGGGATCAAGAAATATACAGTTCACGTGGAGAAAAGTACAAATGCATGGCCAGAGTAGGTCAAAACTTAGGACTTTCGGATATCACAacattctcaaaatattttcttcctagtagccCTTATTCCCTATTGCAGAAGCCTTTAAATATTATCCTTCAGAAGAACATCAGCTTAGTGTAAGTACTTTATAATCTATCATTCTGTTAAAATGCTCTGCTGAGATTGCATTACTGacattaaaagaattaaatgcaGATTTAGTAACATTAACTGCTTCTGTGAAAATGTAATTAGCTACAcaattaaaaacagatgttttaatttctccctccagctctgctctgtagGCTTCTGCACTGAAGCCATAAGCACCATGCCTCTATCGTCCTGTCTCTCACGAGCTAAGCTCCCCATGAACAGGCCTGCTATTCTACTGCCACCCTGTGAAGTGAGGACGCAGCCCGCCCTTTCTGGGTAAAaaaagctgcagggagcagaagtAAATATGTGAGCTATTTAGCCAGATGCAGCTTGCAGATGCACACCAAGTGACACAAAAACACCTTTACACAGCCTAACCCCAAGGTCCATTTGCATTACTTACTCACATAGGACCATTAGGTGCTGGTCATGAAGGTTCCCGTTGTGAACATACCTCACCAAGCACGCTGCACCCCAGTGCCAGAATCTTCATCCACTCCACCTCTTCATCAAAGACGTCCAACTGCAGGATAGCTTCCAGCTGCTCCTCAGGCAAGCACAggtgtttccatttttccttcagttcttcAGTGCTTACCATGCCCTTAGGAGAAAGCTGCAAACAAAATCATACCACCACGCTAAGAATGCTGAAAACCAGAGTGAAAGTAAGAACACAAGTCCCTCCCCATAATACATCAAGTATTTGACAGACAGTCTCCCCAGCTGTCTACatattttctctcagaaaacTGCATTAGCATTTGTCACAAATCGTGCATTTGCCAAAGGCCTGTTTGTACCTGTTTATGCAAGACTTTAAGGAGCCCTGGGGTCAAACCAgcatcttctttctgttttgctaaaGGCGTTTCCATCCTCTCCTTCACAGGGAGGGCTTCGCCTTTTGACAGCGCTGTAAAGTACCTACGCGAATGGGAACAGCAACATACTTTAATGCGTAGGATGATTAAAAGATACACAGAAGTAAACGGTCTTGCAGTTCCATAAATGAATCTCCATGCTCCCACACATAGGCTGCAGCATTCAGTGAGCTCTCCACATGCAGGATTGCTATTCTCCCCCTGCCCAGGGGGTAATTCCACCATTCCTTTTAGTGGAAACCACAGTCTTAAGACTTTACACACTCCTTTTTATAATATTCTAATAATTCTTAAGTAATTTAACTTATTTTATGCACAATACACTCAGCCCTACTTGGCAAAGGCGGACAGCAATTTCTTAACTTCAGAATGTGCTTGCACAACCTCGCACAGACTTTTCCCATTAGATTAATGAGCATCTTACTGCTGATTTAATTAACATTCCCCCACATGCTACCCAAAAAACCCTGGCAACACTGTTAACACTGCAATGTTCACATAAGCATTCATGCTATTTCTGTCcactctgaaataaaatttaaggaTAGAGCAAAAAGAGAATTAGATGTACATCCTTTTAATTATAAGGCTACCGCAGCCTTTAGAGCTACCATCTCTGCCATGAAGCAGCCAACAATCTaaactgtgcaaaaaaaaaccaaaccaaaccaaaacttAGTTTTCATTCAGGCAGTGGTGGGTCTAACTCAAGcatttcttcattcttcctCATTCATATGTGCTGGTCATTCATGTCCATGCCCTGGCTAGCCCATGCTGTGCAAATACTTGTCAAACGCACAGCAAACAGAACTGCAGAACCAAACTCGCTTAACCACACCTAAATAAATACgttacatgtgtgtgtgtgtgtgtaacacCTGGGCTATTTTTCAGCTGGATCAGTTTTCCCATCTGACTATTCCCACGGACAAACACTACAACACAAGGTGACACAAAGCTCCTTAAGCAATGCTGGCACCACATATGAAACTATGGCATTCCTCTACTTCATTCGGTTCCCAAATCCAGGCTTTATTCCATCTCAGGTGCTCTCACATAAGAAAGTATTCCAGAAAGAGGGGTGCACACCAGAGCTGATGGAGGCTCCTGACAGCTCCAACCAAGCTGCTGCAATGTTTAACCACGGCGTCCCACAGCCCGAGCAtggaaagcagcacagcaggggtagtGTGGTGCTGCCCCTGCTGTAATCAGCCCCACATTTCAGCCTCCCTAAGCAacctggcagcagctgtttCTTCTGACTTCTGTTTTAGCAACTTCCCTACACATCCCTCACAAGGAGATACACCATGCACCATGCGTATCATATTCCTGTGATATAAAACAAGGCACTAATAGTGCACTCTTTTAAGAAGTTCCCACTGTCttcctccagcactgcagctgtaGCAATTcggctgcattttttttttatgaagtagCCAGACTTAAACCTAGCTTTGTTAACAGCTTTTCCTCCCTCATGGACACAGGTACAGACATTTTTCAGTTCCTCACAATTTAGACATTCTCACAAATATCATTCAAAGTGCTTCTCCACACAAACTGCAGGACAGGTgccatggttttggctgggacagagttccttttcttcacagaggctcACACAATGAGGTGTTTTGGATTTTAGATGAAAAGTGGTGGTAACATGCTGATCGTTTAGTTGtcacagagcagtgctcacacagagtcAAGGCTTTTCcacctcctggtgctgcccaaccagcgaggaggctgggggtgccccagaagctgggagggcacacagccaggacagctggcccaaggGATGCCCCACACCGTGTGGGgccatgctcagcaataacagctgggggaaaggaggagaaagaggagggggATGTTCAGAGTGATGGCGTTTGTTTCCCAAGGAGCCACTGCGTGTGACAAGCTCTGCTTTCTTCAGAGtagctgaacacctgcctgacgatgggaagcagagaacaaatttcttggtttgctttgcttgtgtgcGCGGCTTCTGCTTTACCCAGtgaactgtccttatctcagcccatgagctctcgcacttttacctttctgattctctccccaaCCCCACCTGGGGTAAGGGAGTGAGAAGCTGGGTGATGCTGAGCTGACcgccaggttaaaccacaacaagacaaaaagatagtgagcagctgaggtaaaagaaaaatagaactTAAAGAAGCAGAAACTTCTTAAACATCTTAAACTTTACAGTGAGAA is from Anser cygnoides isolate HZ-2024a breed goose chromosome 2, Taihu_goose_T2T_genome, whole genome shotgun sequence and encodes:
- the ROPN1L gene encoding ropporin-1-like protein, with amino-acid sequence MPLPETMFCAEQIKIPPELPDILKQFTKAAIRTQPRDILQWSAAYFTALSKGEALPVKERMETPLAKQKEDAGLTPGLLKVLHKQLSPKGMVSTEELKEKWKHLCLPEEQLEAILQLDVFDEEVEWMKILALGCSVLGESLLSSMKHACEILTKDPEGGAARVPFETFSYLYSYLASIDGEIPDEKIQEFLNGIKEQADQQGGMVQLRNFLSQPSTLF